One window from the genome of Deinococcus sp. NW-56 encodes:
- the rplV gene encoding 50S ribosomal protein L22, with amino-acid sequence MTAPDTTPTQGFRNKKQRKQQVKLRRPGYAVAKYVRMSPRKVRLVVDVIRGKSVAEAEDLLRFIPKSASEPVAKVLKSAKSNAVHNDEMLEDRLVVTAAYVDAGPTLKRLIPRARGSANIIKKRTSHITIIVGERETRRGNK; translated from the coding sequence ATGACCGCTCCTGACACCACCCCCACCCAGGGCTTCCGCAACAAGAAGCAGCGCAAGCAGCAGGTCAAGCTGCGCCGTCCCGGCTACGCCGTGGCGAAGTACGTGCGCATGAGCCCCCGCAAGGTGCGCCTCGTCGTGGACGTGATCCGCGGCAAGAGCGTCGCCGAGGCCGAGGACCTGCTGCGCTTTATTCCCAAGAGCGCGTCGGAGCCCGTCGCCAAGGTCCTCAAGAGCGCCAAGAGCAACGCGGTCCACAACGACGAGATGCTCGAAGACCGCCTCGTCGTGACGGCGGCCTACGTGGACGCCGGGCCGACCCTCAAGCGGCTGATTCCCCGCGCCCGTGGCAGCGCCAACATCATCAAGAAGCGCACCAGCCACATCACCATCATCGTGGGCGAGCGCGAGACGCGCCGGGGGAACAAGTAA
- the rpsS gene encoding 30S ribosomal protein S19 translates to MPRSLKKGPFVDDHLLKKVDAQNERKDKRVIKTWSRRSTIVPEMIGHTIAVHNGKQHVPVFVNEQMIGHKLGEFSPTRTYRGHGADKNAKGSKKK, encoded by the coding sequence ATGCCCCGTAGCCTCAAAAAAGGGCCGTTCGTGGACGACCACCTCCTGAAGAAGGTGGACGCCCAGAACGAGCGCAAGGACAAGCGCGTCATCAAGACCTGGTCGCGCCGCTCGACCATCGTGCCCGAGATGATCGGTCACACCATCGCGGTGCACAACGGCAAGCAGCACGTGCCGGTGTTCGTCAACGAGCAGATGATCGGTCACAAGCTCGGCGAGTTCAGCCCTACCCGCACCTACCGCGGGCACGGCGCCGACAAGAACGCCAAGGGGAGCAAGAAGAAATGA
- the rplB gene encoding 50S ribosomal protein L2, translating to MAVKKYRPYTPSRRQMTTADFSGLTKKRPEKALTEALPKTGGRNNRGRITSRFIGGGHKRLYRIIDFKRRDKAGVSARVAAIEYDPNRSARIALLNYVDGEKRYVLAPEGLTVGATVNAGPEADPKLGNALPLRFVPVGAVVHAVELVPGKGAQLARSAGTSIQVQGKESDYVLLRLPSGEIRRVHSECYATIGTVGNAEHKNIVIGKAGRSRWLGQKPHQRGSAMNPVDHPHGGGEGRTGAGRQPVSPWGQPAKGLKTRKKRKISDRFIVTRRGGK from the coding sequence ATGGCCGTCAAGAAGTACCGTCCGTATACCCCCAGCCGCCGTCAGATGACGACCGCGGACTTCTCGGGGCTGACCAAGAAGCGTCCCGAAAAGGCCCTCACCGAGGCCCTGCCCAAGACCGGCGGGCGCAACAACCGGGGCCGCATCACCAGCCGCTTTATCGGCGGCGGGCACAAGCGCCTCTACCGCATCATCGACTTCAAGCGCCGTGACAAGGCCGGTGTGTCCGCCCGCGTCGCTGCCATCGAGTACGATCCCAACCGCAGCGCCCGTATCGCCCTGCTGAACTACGTCGACGGCGAGAAGCGCTACGTGCTGGCGCCCGAGGGCCTGACCGTCGGCGCCACCGTGAACGCGGGTCCCGAGGCCGATCCCAAGCTCGGCAACGCGCTGCCCCTGCGCTTCGTGCCGGTGGGTGCTGTGGTGCACGCCGTCGAACTGGTGCCCGGCAAAGGTGCCCAGCTCGCCCGCTCTGCTGGCACCTCCATTCAGGTGCAGGGCAAGGAGAGCGACTACGTGCTGCTGCGCCTTCCCAGCGGTGAGATTCGCCGAGTGCACTCCGAGTGCTACGCGACTATCGGGACCGTGGGCAACGCCGAGCACAAGAACATCGTGATCGGCAAGGCGGGCCGCAGCCGCTGGCTGGGCCAGAAGCCCCACCAGCGCGGCAGCGCCATGAACCCGGTCGACCACCCCCACGGCGGTGGTGAGGGCCGCACGGGCGCCGGGCGTCAGCCGGTCAGCCCCTGGGGCCAGCCCGCCAAGGGCCTGAAGACCCGCAAGAAGCGCAAGATCAGTGACCGCTTCATCGTCACCCGCCGCGGCGGGAAGTAA
- a CDS encoding 50S ribosomal protein L23, with product MSYYDIIKQPVISEKAYAGMERGVYSFWVSPKATKTEIKAAVQQAFGVTVVGISTMNVAGKRKRVGRFIGHRADRKKAIVRLADGQKIEALEALA from the coding sequence GTGAGCTACTACGACATCATCAAGCAGCCCGTGATCAGCGAGAAGGCGTACGCGGGCATGGAGCGCGGCGTGTACTCGTTCTGGGTCAGCCCCAAGGCCACAAAAACCGAGATCAAGGCCGCGGTGCAGCAGGCTTTCGGTGTGACCGTGGTCGGCATCAGCACCATGAACGTCGCGGGCAAGCGCAAGCGCGTGGGCCGTTTTATCGGGCACCGGGCGGACCGCAAGAAGGCCATCGTGCGGCTTGCGGACGGTCAGAAGATCGAGGCCCTCGAGGCCCTGGCCTAA
- the rplD gene encoding 50S ribosomal protein L4 has protein sequence MAQINVIGSRGGRSIDLELPEVNPHVLHEVVTWQLAGRRRGTASTKTRAEVSKTGKKMYSQKGTGNARHGDRSVPTFVGGGVAFGPKPRSYAYTLPRKVRQLGLAMALADRQNTGRLVAVDGFDLDGKTKSFVAWAAQNGLDGSERVLIVTDDEMTRRAARNVAWATVLPVAGLNVYDILRHERLVIDAVALEPAQDEVMSEEAAQ, from the coding sequence ATGGCGCAGATCAACGTCATCGGGAGCCGGGGCGGTCGCAGCATCGACCTCGAACTTCCCGAAGTGAACCCGCACGTGCTGCACGAGGTCGTGACCTGGCAGCTCGCCGGTCGCCGCCGCGGCACCGCGAGCACCAAGACGCGGGCCGAAGTCAGCAAGACGGGCAAGAAGATGTACTCCCAGAAGGGCACCGGCAACGCGCGTCACGGCGACCGCTCCGTGCCGACCTTCGTGGGCGGCGGCGTGGCCTTCGGCCCCAAGCCCCGCTCCTACGCCTACACCCTGCCCCGCAAGGTGCGGCAGCTCGGCCTGGCGATGGCGCTGGCCGACCGCCAGAACACCGGCAGACTGGTGGCGGTGGACGGCTTCGACCTCGACGGCAAGACCAAGAGCTTTGTCGCCTGGGCCGCGCAGAATGGCCTCGACGGGTCGGAGCGCGTGCTGATCGTCACCGACGACGAGATGACCCGCCGCGCCGCCCGTAACGTCGCGTGGGCGACCGTGCTCCCCGTCGCGGGCCTGAACGTCTACGACATCCTGCGCCACGAGCGCCTCGTGATCGACGCGGTCGCGCTGGAGCCCGCTCAGGACGAGGTCATGTCTGAGGAGGCCGCGCAGTGA
- the rplC gene encoding 50S ribosomal protein L3, with the protein MKGILGTKIGMTQIWKGDRAIPVTVVLAGPCPVVQRKTAQTDGYEAVQIGFSPKSEKRVNKPILGHFRKAGVSPVRFLREFRGFAPEGDTVNVDIFAEGEKIDATGTSKGKGFQGVMKRWNFAGGPASHGSKKWHRRPGSIGQRKTPGRVYKGKRMAGHMGMERVTVQNLEVVEVRADENIILVKGAVPGANGGLVVLRQAAKGGK; encoded by the coding sequence ATGAAGGGCATCCTCGGCACCAAGATCGGCATGACCCAGATCTGGAAGGGCGACCGCGCCATTCCCGTGACGGTCGTGCTGGCGGGTCCGTGCCCCGTCGTGCAGCGCAAGACCGCGCAGACCGACGGCTACGAGGCCGTGCAGATCGGCTTCTCGCCCAAGAGCGAGAAGCGCGTGAACAAGCCCATCCTGGGCCACTTCCGCAAGGCAGGCGTCTCGCCCGTGCGCTTCCTGCGCGAGTTCCGTGGCTTTGCCCCCGAGGGGGACACCGTGAACGTCGACATTTTCGCCGAGGGCGAGAAGATCGACGCGACCGGCACCTCCAAGGGTAAGGGCTTCCAGGGCGTCATGAAGCGCTGGAACTTCGCGGGTGGTCCGGCGAGCCACGGCTCCAAGAAGTGGCACCGCCGCCCCGGTTCGATCGGCCAGCGCAAGACGCCGGGCCGCGTGTACAAGGGTAAGCGCATGGCCGGGCACATGGGCATGGAGCGCGTCACCGTGCAGAACCTCGAAGTGGTCGAGGTGCGGGCCGACGAGAACATCATCCTGGTCAAGGGTGCGGTTCCCGGCGCGAACGGTGGCCTCGTGGTGCTGCGCCAGGCCGCCAAGGGAGGCAAGTAA
- the rpsJ gene encoding 30S ribosomal protein S10, translating into MVAPKIRIKLRGFDHKALDQSASKIVDTVRRTGADVAGPVPLPTRIRRFTVLRGPFKHKDSREHFEIRTHNRLVDIMNPTKKTIDSLMTLDLPTGVDIEIKTVGGRA; encoded by the coding sequence ATGGTTGCCCCGAAGATCCGTATCAAACTGCGTGGTTTCGACCACAAGGCGCTGGACCAGTCCGCCTCCAAGATCGTGGACACGGTCCGGCGCACCGGGGCGGACGTGGCCGGTCCTGTGCCGCTGCCCACCCGCATCCGTCGCTTCACCGTGCTGCGCGGGCCGTTCAAGCACAAGGACAGCCGCGAGCACTTTGAGATCCGCACCCACAACCGTCTGGTGGACATCATGAATCCCACCAAGAAGACGATCGACAGCCTGATGACCCTCGACCTGCCGACCGGCGTGGACATCGAGATCAAGACCGTCGGGGGCCGCGCATGA
- the fusA gene encoding elongation factor G, with amino-acid sequence MTTKAQSYLTHFRNIGIAAHIDAGKTTTTERILFFTGRNRNIGEVHDGAATMDWMEQERERGITITAAATTAKWTRSGTNEEYVVNIIDTPGHVDFTIEVERSMRVLDGAVAVFDSSQGVEPQSETVWRQADRYGVPRIAFSNKMDKTGASFELVVNDIRERLGAIPAPIQYPMGQENEFKGIIDIVRMQSHTFTNDLGTEITVGDVPEEYMEKVREMRQQLIEAAAEVDEDLMMMYLEGEEPSVEQLVAAVRKGTIEKRIFPVLCGSSLKNKGVQLLLDAVIDYLPSPLEVPAIKGTVEDSEETREFPADPEGKLAALAFKIMADPYVGRLTFVRIYSGTLQSGSYVYNASKEKRERVGRLLKMHANSREEVTELKAGELGAVIGLKDAGTGNTLIGDGDERVLLESIDVPEPVIKLAIEPKTKADQEKMGIGLQKLAEEDPTFKVESDQESGQTTIAGMGELHLEILVDRLKREYKVEANVGAPQVAYRETITKQVEVDSKFARQSGGRGQYGHVKLRVEPLEPGAGFIFENAVVGGTVPKEYIGPAQKGIEEAMQSGPMLGFPVVDLKVTLYDGSYHEVDSSEMAFKIAGSMGLKEAVQKGSPAILEPVMRVEVTTPEEYMGDIIGDLNSRRGQIQGMEARGNAQIVKAFVPLSEMFGYATDMRSKTQGRASYSMFFDHYTQVPNNLAQQLMKK; translated from the coding sequence ATGACCACCAAAGCGCAGAGCTACCTCACGCACTTCCGCAACATCGGGATTGCCGCGCACATCGACGCGGGCAAGACCACGACCACCGAGCGCATCCTGTTCTTCACCGGGCGCAACCGCAACATCGGCGAGGTGCACGACGGCGCCGCGACGATGGACTGGATGGAGCAGGAGCGCGAGCGCGGCATCACCATCACCGCCGCCGCCACCACCGCCAAGTGGACCCGTTCGGGCACGAACGAGGAATACGTCGTCAACATCATCGACACGCCCGGCCACGTGGACTTCACCATCGAAGTAGAGCGCTCCATGCGCGTGCTCGACGGCGCGGTCGCGGTGTTCGACTCCTCGCAGGGCGTCGAGCCGCAGTCGGAGACCGTGTGGCGTCAGGCCGACCGTTACGGCGTGCCCCGCATCGCCTTCTCCAACAAGATGGACAAGACGGGCGCCTCCTTTGAACTCGTGGTGAACGACATCCGCGAGCGCCTCGGCGCGATTCCTGCCCCCATTCAGTACCCCATGGGCCAGGAAAACGAGTTCAAGGGCATCATCGACATCGTCCGGATGCAGTCGCACACCTTCACCAATGACCTCGGCACCGAAATCACCGTCGGCGACGTGCCCGAGGAGTACATGGAGAAAGTGCGCGAGATGCGCCAGCAGCTCATCGAAGCGGCCGCCGAGGTCGACGAAGACCTGATGATGATGTACCTAGAAGGCGAGGAACCCAGCGTCGAGCAGCTCGTCGCGGCGGTCCGTAAGGGCACCATCGAGAAGCGCATTTTCCCGGTGCTGTGCGGCTCCTCCCTGAAGAACAAGGGCGTGCAGCTCCTCCTCGACGCGGTGATCGACTACCTGCCCAGCCCGCTCGAAGTGCCCGCCATCAAGGGCACGGTGGAAGACAGCGAGGAAACCCGCGAATTCCCCGCCGACCCCGAAGGCAAGCTCGCCGCGCTGGCGTTCAAGATCATGGCCGACCCCTACGTGGGCCGCCTGACCTTCGTGCGTATCTACTCGGGCACCCTGCAGTCGGGCAGCTACGTGTACAACGCTTCCAAGGAGAAGCGCGAACGCGTCGGCCGCCTGCTCAAAATGCACGCCAACAGCCGTGAGGAAGTCACCGAACTCAAGGCCGGGGAACTCGGCGCCGTGATCGGCCTCAAGGACGCGGGCACCGGCAACACCCTGATCGGCGACGGCGACGAGCGCGTGCTGCTCGAGTCCATCGACGTGCCCGAGCCGGTCATCAAGCTCGCCATCGAACCCAAGACCAAGGCCGACCAGGAAAAGATGGGCATCGGTCTGCAGAAGCTCGCCGAAGAAGACCCCACCTTCAAGGTGGAGTCCGACCAGGAGAGCGGCCAGACCACCATCGCCGGGATGGGCGAGCTGCACCTCGAGATTCTGGTGGACCGCCTGAAGCGCGAGTACAAGGTCGAGGCCAACGTGGGCGCCCCGCAGGTGGCCTACCGTGAGACCATCACCAAGCAGGTCGAGGTGGACAGCAAGTTCGCCCGTCAGTCGGGTGGTCGCGGGCAGTACGGCCACGTCAAGCTGCGGGTCGAGCCGCTGGAACCCGGCGCGGGCTTCATCTTCGAGAACGCCGTCGTGGGCGGTACCGTGCCCAAGGAGTACATCGGGCCGGCCCAGAAGGGTATCGAAGAGGCCATGCAGAGCGGCCCCATGCTCGGCTTCCCCGTCGTGGACCTCAAGGTCACCCTGTATGACGGCAGCTACCACGAGGTGGACTCCAGCGAAATGGCGTTCAAGATCGCCGGCAGCATGGGCCTCAAGGAAGCCGTCCAGAAGGGCAGCCCCGCCATTCTGGAACCTGTGATGCGCGTCGAGGTGACCACCCCCGAGGAGTACATGGGCGACATCATCGGTGACCTGAACAGCCGCCGTGGTCAGATCCAGGGGATGGAAGCCCGTGGCAACGCGCAGATCGTGAAGGCCTTCGTGCCCCTCTCCGAGATGTTCGGCTACGCCACCGACATGCGCTCCAAGACCCAGGGCCGCGCCAGCTACTCGATGTTCTTCGACCACTACACCCAGGTGCCGAACAACCTCGCGCAGCAGTTGATGAAGAAGTAA
- the rpsG gene encoding 30S ribosomal protein S7 — MARRRRAEVRPVQPDLVYQDVLVSAMINRIMEDGKKNLASRIFYGACRLVQERTGQEPLKVFKQAFDNVKPRVEVRSRRVGGSTYQVPVEVSARRQQSLTLRWMLAAVDGRPERTAIERLAGEIMDAAQGRGGAIKKKDDVERMAEANRAYAHYRW, encoded by the coding sequence ATGGCACGTCGCCGCAGAGCAGAAGTGCGCCCCGTTCAGCCCGACCTGGTGTATCAGGACGTGCTGGTGAGCGCGATGATCAACCGCATCATGGAAGACGGCAAGAAGAACCTCGCTTCGCGCATCTTCTACGGAGCTTGCCGCCTGGTGCAGGAGCGCACCGGCCAGGAGCCGCTCAAGGTCTTCAAGCAGGCTTTCGACAACGTCAAGCCCCGCGTCGAAGTCCGCAGCCGCCGCGTTGGCGGCAGCACCTACCAGGTGCCCGTCGAGGTCAGCGCCCGCCGTCAGCAGAGCCTGACCCTGCGCTGGATGCTCGCCGCCGTGGACGGCCGCCCCGAGCGCACCGCCATCGAGCGCCTCGCAGGCGAGATCATGGACGCCGCGCAGGGCCGTGGCGGCGCCATCAAGAAGAAAGACGACGTGGAGCGCATGGCGGAAGCCAACCGCGCCTACGCCCATTACCGCTGGTAA
- the rpsL gene encoding 30S ribosomal protein S12, translating to MPTTQQLLRKGRATLQKKSKVPALKGSPFRRGVCTVVKTTTPRKPNSALRKIARVRLSSQFEVTAYIPGEGHNLQEHSVVLIRGGRVKDLPGVRYHIVRGTLDTQGVKDRNKSRSKYGTKKPKAGAAAAGAKKK from the coding sequence CTGCCTACCACCCAGCAACTGCTCCGCAAGGGGCGCGCCACCCTGCAGAAGAAGAGCAAGGTCCCGGCCCTCAAGGGCAGCCCCTTCCGCCGCGGCGTCTGCACGGTCGTGAAGACCACCACCCCCAGGAAGCCCAACTCGGCGCTGCGCAAGATCGCCCGTGTGCGTCTCAGCAGCCAGTTCGAGGTCACGGCCTACATCCCCGGCGAAGGCCACAACCTTCAGGAGCACTCGGTCGTGCTCATCCGCGGCGGCCGTGTGAAGGACCTTCCCGGCGTGCGCTACCACATCGTGCGCGGCACCCTCGACACCCAGGGCGTCAAGGACCGCAACAAGAGCCGCTCCAAGTACGGCACCAAGAAGCCCAAGGCGGGCGCGGCGGCCGCTGGCGCGAAGAAGAAGTAA
- the pgm gene encoding phosphoglucomutase (alpha-D-glucose-1,6-bisphosphate-dependent), with protein sequence MTLHDLAGQPAPPSLLTNIPRLVAHYYETRPDPQNVAQRVAFGTSGHRGTSLNGSFNEAHILAVSQAVAEHRAAAGITGPLYLGLDTHALSEPAWMTALQVLVANGVRVRAQPGFFTPTPLISHAILNHNRAGQAGTADGIVITPSHNPPQDGGFKYNPPSGGPADTDVTKGVQARANALLEDGLRDVRRVSLDDALTALEPFDFVAPYVAQLGEVVDLAAIRESGVRLGVDPLGGASLPVWEAIRDAHGLNLTLVNETVDPRFAFMPVDRDGKIRMDCSSPYAMAGLLRLKDDFDVAVGNDPDADRHGIVTPDGLMNPNHYLAVMIDYLFQNRPGWSADAGVGKTLVSSALIDRVAAGVGRRLVEVPVGFKYFVDGLLTGSLGFGGEESAGASFLRLNGGAWSTDKDGIIPGLLAAEITAKTGQTPSQRFAALTEQYGETAYDRQDAPANAAQKKVLSNLSPEQVTASTLAGDPITAKLTRAPGNGEPIGGLKVTTDRAWFAARPSGTEDVYKIYAESFGGEEHLRQVMAEAREVVAAAFRAGGAE encoded by the coding sequence ATGACCCTCCACGACCTCGCCGGGCAGCCCGCGCCGCCTTCACTGCTCACCAACATCCCGCGCCTGGTGGCCCACTACTACGAGACGCGGCCCGACCCACAGAACGTGGCCCAGCGCGTCGCCTTCGGCACCAGCGGGCACCGGGGCACGTCCCTGAACGGCTCGTTCAACGAAGCGCACATCCTCGCCGTCTCGCAGGCCGTCGCGGAACACCGGGCGGCGGCGGGCATCACCGGGCCGCTGTACCTGGGGCTGGACACCCACGCCCTCAGCGAACCCGCGTGGATGACGGCCCTGCAAGTGCTCGTCGCCAACGGGGTGCGCGTGCGTGCCCAGCCGGGCTTCTTCACGCCCACGCCCCTGATCAGTCACGCGATCCTGAACCACAACCGCGCCGGGCAGGCTGGGACCGCCGACGGCATCGTCATCACGCCCAGCCACAACCCTCCGCAGGACGGCGGCTTCAAGTACAACCCGCCCTCGGGTGGCCCTGCGGATACCGACGTGACGAAGGGGGTGCAGGCACGGGCCAATGCGCTGCTGGAGGACGGCCTGCGGGACGTGCGGCGCGTGAGCCTTGACGACGCCCTCACCGCGCTGGAGCCGTTCGACTTCGTGGCCCCCTACGTGGCCCAACTCGGAGAGGTGGTGGACCTCGCCGCCATCCGCGAGAGCGGCGTGCGGCTGGGCGTCGATCCGCTGGGCGGCGCCAGCCTGCCTGTGTGGGAGGCGATCCGGGACGCGCACGGGCTGAACCTCACCCTCGTCAATGAGACGGTGGACCCCCGTTTCGCCTTCATGCCGGTGGACCGCGACGGCAAGATCCGGATGGACTGCTCCAGCCCCTACGCGATGGCCGGGCTGCTGCGGCTCAAGGACGACTTTGACGTGGCTGTGGGTAACGATCCCGACGCCGACCGCCACGGCATCGTGACCCCCGACGGGCTGATGAACCCCAACCACTACCTCGCCGTGATGATCGACTATCTCTTCCAGAACCGCCCCGGCTGGAGCGCGGACGCGGGCGTGGGCAAGACGCTGGTGTCGAGCGCCTTGATCGACCGGGTCGCGGCGGGCGTGGGACGGCGGCTGGTCGAGGTTCCGGTGGGCTTCAAGTACTTCGTGGACGGCCTGCTGACCGGTTCTCTCGGCTTCGGGGGAGAGGAGAGCGCGGGCGCGAGCTTCCTGCGGCTGAACGGCGGCGCGTGGAGCACCGACAAGGATGGAATCATCCCCGGCCTCCTCGCCGCCGAGATCACGGCGAAGACCGGGCAGACGCCCTCGCAGCGCTTCGCGGCCCTGACCGAGCAGTACGGTGAAACCGCCTACGACCGTCAGGACGCCCCCGCCAACGCCGCCCAGAAGAAGGTGCTGTCCAACCTCAGTCCCGAGCAGGTGACGGCTTCCACGCTGGCGGGCGACCCCATCACCGCCAAGCTCACCCGCGCTCCCGGCAACGGCGAACCCATCGGCGGCCTGAAGGTGACGACCGACCGCGCCTGGTTCGCCGCCCGGCCCAGCGGCACCGAGGACGTGTACAAGATTTACGCCGAGAGCTTCGGCGGCGAGGAGCATCTGCGGCAGGTGATGGCCGAGGCCCGCGAGGTCGTGGCCGCCGCCTTCCGCGCCGGGGGGGCCGAATGA
- the glpX gene encoding class II fructose-bisphosphatase encodes MTGKQKGQAGTQPGPGRANSFEHALVLETARVTEGAALAASRWVGMGDKNAVDGAGTEAMRELLNSLDIRGRVVIGEGEMDEAPMLYIGEELGRGQHEVDIAVDPVEGTSVTAKGLPNGLAVIALSERGGLMHAPDCYMDKLVVPPPAAGRVHLDWPVEANLAVLAQSLERDVEDLLVTILDRERHADLIRKVRAAGARVKLIGDGDVVASLAVGVRGTGVHALMGSGGAPEGVLSAAAMKCLGAEIQGRFIAEDDAMRERFAQMGVDEKKVYRTDELAPGGQIVFSATGITYGELLSGVRRFGGGARTHTLVMGYATRVVRFIDTVHLEDDSARVTIRV; translated from the coding sequence ATGACGGGCAAGCAGAAGGGGCAGGCGGGCACCCAGCCGGGGCCGGGCCGGGCGAACAGTTTTGAGCATGCGCTGGTGCTGGAAACCGCGCGGGTGACCGAAGGCGCGGCGCTGGCCGCCAGCCGCTGGGTCGGCATGGGCGACAAGAACGCGGTGGACGGCGCAGGCACCGAGGCCATGCGCGAACTGCTGAACTCGCTGGACATCCGGGGCCGGGTGGTGATCGGGGAAGGCGAGATGGACGAGGCCCCGATGCTCTACATCGGCGAGGAGCTGGGGCGCGGGCAGCATGAGGTCGACATCGCGGTGGACCCGGTCGAGGGCACCTCGGTGACCGCCAAGGGCCTGCCCAACGGCCTGGCCGTAATCGCCCTCTCCGAGCGGGGCGGCCTGATGCACGCGCCCGACTGCTACATGGACAAGCTGGTCGTGCCGCCCCCCGCTGCTGGCCGGGTCCACCTCGACTGGCCGGTGGAGGCCAACCTTGCCGTGCTCGCGCAGAGCCTGGAACGCGACGTGGAGGACCTGCTCGTCACGATCCTCGACCGTGAGCGGCACGCCGACCTGATCCGCAAGGTCCGGGCGGCGGGCGCCCGCGTGAAGCTGATCGGGGACGGGGACGTGGTTGCCAGCCTCGCCGTGGGTGTGCGCGGCACCGGGGTCCACGCGCTGATGGGGTCGGGTGGCGCTCCTGAAGGCGTGCTCTCGGCGGCGGCGATGAAGTGCCTGGGTGCGGAAATCCAGGGCCGCTTCATCGCGGAAGACGACGCCATGCGCGAGCGGTTCGCCCAGATGGGCGTGGACGAGAAGAAGGTCTACCGCACCGATGAACTCGCGCCGGGGGGACAGATCGTCTTTTCGGCGACCGGCATCACCTACGGCGAACTCCTGAGCGGGGTGCGGCGTTTCGGCGGCGGCGCCCGCACCCACACGCTGGTCATGGGCTACGCCACCCGCGTGGTGCGCTTTATCGACACGGTGCATCTGGAGGACGACTCCGCCCGCGTCACCATCCGCGTCTGA
- the wrbA gene encoding NAD(P)H:quinone oxidoreductase, which translates to MTNPVRMTILYYSTYGTNHQMAEVAAEAAREAGAEVRLVKARETAPQSVVDSQEAWKAQQERTAHIPEATPDDMQNTDAILISTPTRWGGAASQLRVFIDTLGGLWASGALADKTFSVMTSAQNPNGGQETTIQTLYVMAAHWGAIIVPPGYTDPAIFASGGNPYGASVTANGQPLSEEDKASIRHQVRRQVEVTRKLKG; encoded by the coding sequence ATGACGAACCCGGTGCGGATGACGATCCTCTATTACTCGACCTACGGTACCAACCACCAGATGGCGGAAGTGGCTGCGGAGGCGGCCCGTGAAGCCGGGGCGGAGGTGCGGCTGGTCAAGGCCCGCGAGACCGCGCCCCAGAGCGTGGTGGACAGCCAGGAAGCGTGGAAGGCGCAGCAGGAGCGCACCGCGCATATCCCCGAAGCGACGCCCGACGACATGCAGAACACCGACGCCATCCTGATCAGCACGCCCACCCGCTGGGGCGGCGCGGCGAGCCAGTTGCGGGTCTTTATCGACACGCTGGGCGGCCTGTGGGCCTCGGGGGCGCTGGCCGACAAGACCTTCAGCGTGATGACGAGCGCCCAAAACCCCAACGGCGGGCAGGAAACCACCATCCAGACGCTGTATGTCATGGCGGCGCACTGGGGCGCGATCATCGTGCCCCCCGGCTACACCGACCCCGCGATCTTCGCCTCGGGCGGCAATCCCTACGGCGCGAGCGTGACCGCCAACGGCCAGCCACTGAGCGAGGAGGACAAGGCGTCCATCCGCCACCAGGTCCGGCGTCAGGTCGAGGTGACCCGCAAGCTCAAGGGTTGA
- the dcd gene encoding dCTP deaminase translates to MSILPDWRIRELAHAGMITPFEDRLVRTAEQGHVISYGLSSFGYDLRCADEWKVFTNVYGAVVDPKAFDDRSFVDLRANEIIIPPNSFVLARSLEYMRIPDTVMVVALGKSTYARCGIVANVTPLEPGWEGHVTLEFSNTTPLPAKMYANEGCVQLLFFEGERPEVTYGDRGGKYQAQRGVTLPRL, encoded by the coding sequence ATGAGCATCCTTCCCGACTGGCGCATTCGCGAGCTGGCCCACGCGGGCATGATCACGCCCTTCGAGGACCGGCTGGTCCGGACCGCCGAGCAGGGGCACGTGATCAGCTACGGCCTGAGCAGCTTCGGGTACGACCTGCGCTGCGCCGACGAATGGAAGGTCTTTACCAACGTCTACGGCGCCGTGGTGGACCCCAAGGCGTTTGACGACCGTTCCTTCGTGGACCTCCGGGCGAACGAGATCATCATTCCGCCCAATTCCTTCGTGCTCGCGCGCAGCCTGGAATACATGCGGATTCCAGACACCGTGATGGTCGTGGCGCTGGGCAAATCAACGTATGCGCGCTGCGGCATCGTCGCCAACGTGACGCCCCTCGAACCTGGCTGGGAAGGTCACGTCACCCTGGAATTCAGCAACACCACGCCCCTCCCGGCCAAGATGTACGCCAACGAGGGCTGCGTGCAGCTGCTGTTCTTCGAGGGCGAGCGGCCCGAGGTGACCTACGGCGACCGGGGCGGCAAGTACCAGGCCCAGCGGGGCGTGACCCTCCCCCGGCTGTGA